From the Jilunia laotingensis genome, the window AAGCCGAAAGTTTCAGGAGATTCACGTGCTTTTTGATATCAGACGCGGATTCCGCAAAACCCGCGTCTGAGTATCTTATTGCAAGTACCAATTGTACATTCTCCGTACTCCTTTCTCGATATCCACCTTGTGATGCCATCCAAGGCTGTGAAGTTTGGAAGGATCGGTCAGTTTGCGCATCGTGCCGTCCGGTTTGCTACTGTCGAAAGTCAGTACCCCTTTGTATCCTACCGTATCGACGATCAGTTCAGCCAGTTGGCGAATCGTGATTTCCTTGCCTGTACCGATATTGATATGGCAGTTGCGGATGTCTTTCTCACCTTCTTTATAGGTATCCTTGAAATCGACATGTTCCATCACGAAAACACTGGCATCCGCCATTTCCTCGCTCCACAGGAATTCGCGCAAAGGCGTTCCGGTTCCCCATAACACGACTTCGGTTTCGCTGATCCCATACTTTTTCAGTAGGTTCAATATGTCTTTTTCGGGACTATTGCCATCAATGCCCTCTACCGGACGTGTGTTCAAGTCCTTGCGTACTGCTTCCCAATTTCCTTCTTTCAGGCAATGAGCCAAATGTATCTTCCGGATCATTGCCGGGAGGACATGGCTCCGCTCCAGGTCGAAATTGTCGTTCGGGCCGTACAGGTTGGTCGGCATCACGGCAATGTAGTTAGTACCATATTGCAGATTGAAACTTTCACACATTTTCAGTCCGGCGATTTTGGCGATGGCATACGGTTCGTTCGTGTATTCCAAAGGTGAAGTCAGCAATACGTCCTCTTTCATCGGTTGCTCCGCATCACGCGGGTAGATGCAAGTGCTGCCAAGGAACAACAGCTTTTTTACATGGTGACGGAAACTCTCTCCGATCACATTCTGTTGGATTTGTAGGTTCTTGTATATGAAGTCCGCCCGGTAGATGCTGTTTGCCATGATACCGCCCACGAAGGCAGCAGCGAGAAATACATATTCCGGCTGTTCTTCATCGAAGAATTGGCGCACGGCTACGCCATCCAGTAAGTCCAGTTCCTTGTGAGTACGTCCTATAAGGTTCGTGTAGCCTTTCTCCTCCAGGTTTTTCCAGATGGCGGAACCCACCAGTCCGCGGTGTCCCGCAACGTATATTTTAGCATTTTTCTCCATGCGAATCATCCTCTTTATTTGGTGGCAATCATCTTTTTTACTTTCTCCATGTCGTGGCGTACCATGATCTTTACCAGTTCGGGGAACGGTGTGCTGCAAGGGTTCCATCCCAGCACGGTTTTTGCTTTGGTCGGATTGCCTAGCAATTGTTCCACTTCGGCAGGGCGGAAATATTTGGGATCTACCTCTACCAGTACTTTCCCCGTTGCCGTGTCAATACCTTTTTCGTGCAGTCCCTCGCCTTCCCAACGCAGATTGATACCCGCTTCGGCAAATGCCAGCGTGCAGAATTCGCGTACGGTGTGCATCTCTCCGGTAGCGATCACGAAATCTTCCGGCACGTCATGCTGCATGATGAGCCACATACATTCCACGTAATCTTTGGCATATCCCCAGTCACGGCGTGCATCCAGATTCCCCAGATAGAGCTTGTCCTGTTCGCCTTGTACGATGCGCG encodes:
- a CDS encoding GDP-L-fucose synthase family protein, yielding MEKNAKIYVAGHRGLVGSAIWKNLEEKGYTNLIGRTHKELDLLDGVAVRQFFDEEQPEYVFLAAAFVGGIMANSIYRADFIYKNLQIQQNVIGESFRHHVKKLLFLGSTCIYPRDAEQPMKEDVLLTSPLEYTNEPYAIAKIAGLKMCESFNLQYGTNYIAVMPTNLYGPNDNFDLERSHVLPAMIRKIHLAHCLKEGNWEAVRKDLNTRPVEGIDGNSPEKDILNLLKKYGISETEVVLWGTGTPLREFLWSEEMADASVFVMEHVDFKDTYKEGEKDIRNCHINIGTGKEITIRQLAELIVDTVGYKGVLTFDSSKPDGTMRKLTDPSKLHSLGWHHKVDIEKGVRRMYNWYLQ